DNA sequence from the Streptomyces sp. CA-210063 genome:
TCGCCGGAAGGTGGTTGAAGAGCAGGTTCAGCACGATCGCCGTGAGGCACCCCGCGCTGATGCCGCTGTTCATCACCGTCTGGAACCAGTCCGGGAACTTCGCGTAGACCGTGGGCACGCCGACCGGCAGCATGCCCACGGCCACCGAGACGGCCACGATCGTCAGGTTGTGGTTGCCCTTGAAGTCGACCTGCGTGAGCGTGCGCAGCCCGCTCGCGGCGACCGTACCGAACATCACCAGCCCCGCGCCGCCGAGCACCGGCGCCGGGATCGCCGCGACCACCGCGCCCAGCTTGGGCAGCAGACCGAGCAGCACGAGGATGCCGCCGGCCGCCGCGACGACCCAGCGGCTGCGCACCCGGGTCATACCGACCAGGCCCACGTTCTGCGCGTAGGCCGTGTACGGGAAGGTGTTGAAGACACCTCCGAGGACCGTGGAGAAGCCGTCGGCCCGCAGCCCGTCGGCGAGGGAACGCGATTCCACCTTGCGGTCCGTCATCTCGCCGACCGCGATCAGGTCACCGGTGGTCTCGGTCATGGTGACAAGGGCGACGACCAGCATCGACACGATCGCCGAGACGTGGAACGTGGGTGCCCCGAAGTGGAAGGGCGTGCTGATGCCCACCCAGTCGGCGTCCCGCACCCCGCCGAAGTCCGTGAACCCCAGCGGCACCGCGACCGCGAGCCCCACGACGATGCCGATCAGCACGGCGATCCGGCTGAGGAACACGGGGGCGAACCGCTGCACGCCCAGCACGACGAGCAGGACGAACGCCGCGAGCGCCAGGTTCCTGGGCTCACCGAAGTCCTTCGCGCCGACTCCGCCGGCCGCCCAGTTGCCGGCCACCGGCAGGAGGGAGAGGCCGATGATCAGGATCACCGTGCCGGTCACGAGCGGAGGGAAGAAGCGGAGGAGTCTGCCGAACACCGGGGCCAGCAGCATGATCGCCAGGCCGGCCACGATGACCGAGCCGTAGATCGCGGGGAGGCCGCCGCCCTCCGTCCCGATCAGCACCATGGGGGAGACGGCCGCGAAGGTGCAGCCCTGCATGATCGGGAGCCGTACGCCGAAGCGCCATACGCCGACGCACTGGATCAGTGTCGCGATGCCGCACACGAGGAGATCCGCGGTGATCAGATAGGCGAGGTCGGCGGGTGGGAGTCGCATCGCGCCGCCCACGATGAGGGGGACGGCGACGGCTCCCGCGTACATGGCGAGGACGTGTTGGAGGCCGAATGCCGCGAGTTGGCGGATGGGGGGTACTTCGTCGACGGGATGGGCGGGGGTGGTGGTTGCCATGGGCGAGACCCTAGGCGATTTAAACAGTCTGTTGATTTCTGGGGTGTTGCCTGTCTGTGTTCAGAGCGCGGGTGGGTGGGGGCTTGTCGCGCCCACGCGGCGGAGCCGCACATGTCACAGCCCGCGCCCCTAAAGGGGCCCGCTGCCTTGTGCGGCGGTCATCAGGGACTCCCAGTCCGGGAGTTTCACGACCCCTCTGCCCAGTGAGGCGCCCAACTCCGCCTCAGCCCTCTCGATCGCCTGCCAACCCGACCACTCCACCGGCGTGCAGCCCTCTGCCCTCAGTGCCGACAGTGGGCCGTCCGGAACCGACCTGCTCACCAGTGCCGGGGCGTCCTCCAACAGCGATGTCACCGTCTCCTTCGCGCACGGGCGGTTGGTGCCGATCACTCCGGTCGGGCCCCGCTTGATCCAGCCGGCCACGTACTCGCCCGGTGCTGCCACGCCGTCCCGCACCACGCGTCCGGCGACGTTCGGGACCGTGCCGCGGGCAGGGTCGAAGGGGAGGCCCCCCAGGGGGACCCCTCGGTAGCCGACCGAGCGCAGGACGAGTTGGGCCTCGATCTCCTCGTAGCGGCCGGTTCCGGTCAGGCCGCCGTGGCCGTCCGGGGCCGTGCGTTCCAGGCGTACGCCGCAGACGCGGTCGCCGTCGGCGAGGAGTTCGACGGGGCGGAGGAAGAAGCGCAGGCGGATGTGGTGGCGGCCGGACGCGGGGGGCGCGGTGGCCCAGCCGCGCAGGACCTCGACGTTGCGGCGCTGGGCGGCGGGGAGGGACGACGGGTCGACGTAGTCGGGGTCCAGTTCCAGCTCCGCCGGGTTCACGGTGACCTGGGTGTCCGGGAGCGTGCTCAGCTCGCGCAGTTCCTTCGTGGTGAAGCGGGCCTGGGAGGGGCCGCGGCGGCCCACCATGTGGATCTGGCCGACCTCGCTGGCGGCGAGGGAGGTGAGGGCCGCCTGGGGCATGTCGGTGGGGCTCAGCTCGGTCGTGCCGCGTGCGAGCATACGGGTGACGTCGACCGCGACGTTGCCGACGCCGATGACCACGGCGGACCGTGCGCCGAGGACGAAACCGTCCGCCACGGCGTCGGGGTGCGCGCTGTACCAGGAGACGAACTCGGTCGCCGACCAGCTGCCGCGCAGGTCCTCGCCCGGGATGCCGAGCCGGCGGTCGGTGGCGGCGCCCACGCAGTACACGACCGCGTGGTACAGCTCCCGCAGCCGGGCGGCCGGCACACCGTGCGGGCCCACCTGGACGCCGCCGAGGAACCGCACCCGCTCGTGCTCCAGCACGGTGCGCAGGTTGTTCTGCAGCGATTTGATCTTCTCGTGGTCCGGCGCCACCCCGTAGCGCACCAGGCCGTACGGGCACGGCAGCCGGTCCAGGACGTCGACGAGCACCTCGGGATCCTGCTGGACGAGGCTCTGGGCGGTGTAGCACCCGCTCGGCCCGGAACCGATGACGGCGACACGCAGCACGGCGGAACTCCTTACGCGAGGAGATCGCTGATATCTCCAGGATGGCACCGCTGGGCGTACCGGGGGAGGGGCGCGGAGGCGAGGGAGGTCCTGCTGCGCCGTCGGGGTGCCGTGCGCGCCGGGCACGCGTGGCTGT
Encoded proteins:
- a CDS encoding nucleobase:cation symporter-2 family protein, whose amino-acid sequence is MATTTPAHPVDEVPPIRQLAAFGLQHVLAMYAGAVAVPLIVGGAMRLPPADLAYLITADLLVCGIATLIQCVGVWRFGVRLPIMQGCTFAAVSPMVLIGTEGGGLPAIYGSVIVAGLAIMLLAPVFGRLLRFFPPLVTGTVILIIGLSLLPVAGNWAAGGVGAKDFGEPRNLALAAFVLLVVLGVQRFAPVFLSRIAVLIGIVVGLAVAVPLGFTDFGGVRDADWVGISTPFHFGAPTFHVSAIVSMLVVALVTMTETTGDLIAVGEMTDRKVESRSLADGLRADGFSTVLGGVFNTFPYTAYAQNVGLVGMTRVRSRWVVAAAGGILVLLGLLPKLGAVVAAIPAPVLGGAGLVMFGTVAASGLRTLTQVDFKGNHNLTIVAVSVAVGMLPVGVPTVYAKFPDWFQTVMNSGISAGCLTAIVLNLLFNHLPARSGSAAAEAGGPPGGNVPEGVEKPREEAV
- a CDS encoding FAD-dependent oxidoreductase — translated: MLRVAVIGSGPSGCYTAQSLVQQDPEVLVDVLDRLPCPYGLVRYGVAPDHEKIKSLQNNLRTVLEHERVRFLGGVQVGPHGVPAARLRELYHAVVYCVGAATDRRLGIPGEDLRGSWSATEFVSWYSAHPDAVADGFVLGARSAVVIGVGNVAVDVTRMLARGTTELSPTDMPQAALTSLAASEVGQIHMVGRRGPSQARFTTKELRELSTLPDTQVTVNPAELELDPDYVDPSSLPAAQRRNVEVLRGWATAPPASGRHHIRLRFFLRPVELLADGDRVCGVRLERTAPDGHGGLTGTGRYEEIEAQLVLRSVGYRGVPLGGLPFDPARGTVPNVAGRVVRDGVAAPGEYVAGWIKRGPTGVIGTNRPCAKETVTSLLEDAPALVSRSVPDGPLSALRAEGCTPVEWSGWQAIERAEAELGASLGRGVVKLPDWESLMTAAQGSGPL